GTGCACAATACTGATAAAATACACGATGTCTTCGCTGCTTAAATTTCATGAACAAGCCCTGTTGTACCTATAATAGAATATTATATAAGTCAAATAAGTTGTAAGTTTGTACCTCATTATTGATGAAACAATCAAGTTTTTGATATATATTAAAAAAATACACCTCAAATATCCCTTGCTTTAACATCACAAGTTAAAGCTTAATGAGTCATCCAATTAGATTTATTATCTTCTTTATGACCTTTAAATTTAAGAATCGAGAGAGAAACATATTGTTTTCTCTCTCGCCGTTTAGACAGTTTCCAATTATTCTTATTAAATTGCTAATCACTTCAAGTCTCCTGTATTTGAAGGATTCTTACTGTTGTAATAGACGGAATTTTAATACAAACAATCAATTTACATGCTCTTCTCATGATGTTTTAAAAGTTTCATATTAAATTTATAATATAGGAATTCTTGTTGAATTGAATGCTTTTTTTCTTCTCTATATAGAATGTAATTTTTTTTTTTCTTTTATACCATAGTAATATTATTTTAAAATCAATATATATAGAGAGATGGCCCCTCTTTTGTGCAATTCTTCATGTTGCTATTTTCGTTGGATGTGTAACTTTGCTGCGTGTTTAATGATAACCAAGTTAGTTTGAATGGCTCTAGTTAATAATACTATGATTATCAGGCGTCAGCTTATCTCAAGGTTGGCCCAACTAATCAGACAAAAAGAATTGTCTAAAATAATTGATCGCATTCCTTTGGAATTGGCTCCTCGTAATATGGAAGCACAACGTAGATGTTGTATCTTCAAGGAGCGTGCAATTGCACGTTATAAGACTTTCCCTCTGTTAGGTTTTATACCTAATGATGAGGATGATGAACTCATAACACTTTCTCAGTTAGTAGAGGATGCTTGCCAAAGAGAAAAACCATCTTCAAAGATTTTAACTGTTGTAGATGAGGCATGTAGTAACTGTGTAAAGGTGAATTATGTGGTTACTAATTTATGTAAAGGTTGTGTCGCGAGTCCTTGCTATATGAACTGTCCTAAGAGTGCTATTCATTTCAATCGAAATGGGCAGGCTGAGATTGATCATGAAAAGTGTGTAAACTGTGGTATTTGTCAAAAGGCATGTCCTTATCACTCGATTGTTTATGTTCCAGTTCCTTGTGAAGAGTCATGCCCTGTTGGTGCAATATCTAAAGATGAGAATGGGAATGAGCGCATTGATGACGAAAAATGTATCTATTGTGGTAAGTGTGTAAATGCATGTCCTTTCGGATCTATTTTTGAGATCTCTCATATTATTGATATTTTTCGTGCTATGGAAATTGGAGAGAAGGTAATTGCATTACCAGCTCCTTCTATTATGGGTCAATATCGTGAACCAATGAGTAAGATTGCTACTGCATTAAAAAACCTTGGTTTTCATGACGTAATTGAGGTAGCTGAGGGTGCTACAATTACAACCAATAATGAGTCTGTTGAACTTCAAGAAAAGTTAAATGAGGGGCAGTTATTTATGACTACTTCATGTTGTCCTAGTTATGTTCAAGCTGTAGAAAAGCATATGCCTGGAGTGAAGCCATTTGTTTCTCATACTAAATCGCCTATGTATTATGCTGCGGAGATTGCTAGAGAGAAATACCCTGATGCTAAATTGGTCTTTATTGGACCTTGTATTGCGAAAAGAAAAGAAGCACAGCAAGATCCTAATATTGATTTTATCATGACATTCGAAGAAGTGGATGCGTTCTTTGATGGTTTCAATATTCGTGTATCTGATCAAGAGATGTCTAAATTAGAGACTATTGACCATGAGAGTCGAAATTACGGTCAGTCTGGTGGGGTTGCTGCTGCAGTATTGGCACGTGATCTCAAAGTAGATGTCAACGAGATGAAGATTAATGGTATCAATAAAAAGTCGATGGCTCTATTGAAGTCCTTTGCTAAAGGACGTGCTACGGCCAATTTTATTGAAGTAATGGCA
The Prolixibacteraceae bacterium DNA segment above includes these coding regions:
- a CDS encoding monomeric [FeFe] hydrogenase — translated: MALVNNTMIIRRQLISRLAQLIRQKELSKIIDRIPLELAPRNMEAQRRCCIFKERAIARYKTFPLLGFIPNDEDDELITLSQLVEDACQREKPSSKILTVVDEACSNCVKVNYVVTNLCKGCVASPCYMNCPKSAIHFNRNGQAEIDHEKCVNCGICQKACPYHSIVYVPVPCEESCPVGAISKDENGNERIDDEKCIYCGKCVNACPFGSIFEISHIIDIFRAMEIGEKVIALPAPSIMGQYREPMSKIATALKNLGFHDVIEVAEGATITTNNESVELQEKLNEGQLFMTTSCCPSYVQAVEKHMPGVKPFVSHTKSPMYYAAEIAREKYPDAKLVFIGPCIAKRKEAQQDPNIDFIMTFEEVDAFFDGFNIRVSDQEMSKLETIDHESRNYGQSGGVAAAVLARDLKVDVNEMKINGINKKSMALLKSFAKGRATANFIEVMACEGGCVGGPSANVDAVKGRKQLDASIKQCYSD